In one Dreissena polymorpha isolate Duluth1 chromosome 7, UMN_Dpol_1.0, whole genome shotgun sequence genomic region, the following are encoded:
- the LOC127838514 gene encoding D(1A) dopamine receptor-like isoform X2: MCEYSCRGEKRVPVQPRYHKISASMSSTMGAYNTLTDDGSNFTNSSVNVESLEDLNKRYADDLLPLTITFGVFTLFGFLGNLLILIVFSLSREYRRNNFKVFVLTLAVIDLITCMTLIPAEMVKQRNFFEFENALQCKFKCFFNVFGASSSCLALLVISLDRFRKVVQPFKKQLTPKLAVKVLIGVAIVFPICLAIPGTIMCGINTTTMVNKYGTNTTIHLCETEEKFEASVWRNIYKWIFIILLGGISLAYIIMYTFVMRAAAKQIKAISLQRNNSSFDFVQTSSIFDTNMIVHEPTNDLSIRKVNKNMRDIQNAANGKHSVTRCSCQSHKRHTPMLQRHGFPTKTIIWFILTIVFIVTYFTHIILSLRVGKIVTMEPGQFASFSFFFRIYFVNHMINPLVYAIFVKRFRESCRNIGPLVMEKLSQFLC, translated from the exons ATGTGTGAATACAGCTGTAGAGGAGAGAAGAGAGTTCCTGTTCAACCCAGATACCACAAGATATCTGCATCTAT GTCTTCGACAATGGGGGCCTACAACACCCTGACGGATGATGGATCAAACTTTACAAACAGTTCAGTAAATGTAGAATCCTTAGAGGATCTCAACAAACGTTATGCAGACGATCTTCTTCCTCTGACTATTACATTTGGAGTGTTTACACTATTTGGTTTTCTTGGTAATCTCCTGATACTAATTGTATTTTCATTAAGCCGTGAGTACAGAAGGAATAATTTCAAAGTGTTTGTACTGACGTTGGCTGTTATAGATCTTATAACATGTATGACCCTCATACCTGCTGAGATGGTCAAACAAAGAAACTTTTTTGAATTCGAAAATGCATTACAGTGCAAATTTAAGTGCTTCTTTAATGTATTCGGAGCCTCGTCTTCATGTCTGGCATTGCTCGTTATTTCTTTGGATCGCTTTCGAAAGGTGGTGCAGCCATTTAAGAAACAACTGACCCCTAAATTGGCTGTGAAAGTTCTAATTGGAGTTGCAATAGTATTCCCAATATGTCTTGCAATTCCAGGTACTATCATGTGTGGTATTAACACGACGACGATGGTGAATAAATACGGAACGAACACAACTATACATTTATGTGAAACAGAAGAAAAATTTGAGGCGTCAGTGTGGAGAAATATTTACAAATGGATATTCATAATATTACTAGGTGGAATCTCTCTGGCATATATAATCATGTATACATTTGTTATGCGAGCTGCAGCAAAACAGATTAAAGCTATTTCGTTGCAGCGCAATAACTCTTCATTTGATTTTGTACAAACTTCCAGTATCTTTGATACTAACATGATAGTACATGAACCAACTAACGACCTTTCTATCAGAAAGGTAAACAAAAACATGCGTGACATCCAAAATGCGGCCAATGGCAAACACTCTGTGACGCGGTGCAGTTGCCAAAGTCATAAACGTCATACGCCAATGCTACAACGACATGGTTTTCCAACAAAGACAATAATTTGGTTCATATTGACTATTGTCTTTATAGTGACGTACTTCACGCATATTATTTTGTCTTTAAGAGTTGGAAAAATAGTGACAATGGAACCCGGACAATTCGCTTCATTCTCTTTTTTCTTCAGgatttattttgttaatcacatgaTTAATCCGCTTGTGTATGCTATATTTGTGAAGAGGTTTAGAGAATCTTGTAGAAATATTGGTCCACTTGTAATGGAAAAACTATCACAATTTCTTTGCTGA
- the LOC127838514 gene encoding uncharacterized protein LOC127838514 isoform X5, translating to MCEYSCRGEKRVPVQPRYHKISASMSSTMGAYNTLTDDGSNFTNSSVNVESLEDLNKRYADDLLPLTITFGVFTLFGFLGTIMCGINTTTMVNKYGTNTTIHLCETEEKFEASVWRNIYKWIFIILLGGISLAYIIMYTFVMRAAAKQIKAISLQRNNSSFDFVQTSSIFDTNMIVHEPTNDLSIRKVNKNMRDIQNAANGKHSVTRCSCQSHKRHTPMLQRHGFPTKTIIWFILTIVFIVTYFTHIILSLRVGKIVTMEPGQFASFSFFFRIYFVNHMINPLVYAIFVKRFRESCRNIGPLVMEKLSQFLC from the exons ATGTGTGAATACAGCTGTAGAGGAGAGAAGAGAGTTCCTGTTCAACCCAGATACCACAAGATATCTGCATCTAT GTCTTCGACAATGGGGGCCTACAACACCCTGACGGATGATGGATCAAACTTTACAAACAGTTCAGTAAATGTAGAATCCTTAGAGGATCTCAACAAACGTTATGCAGACGATCTTCTTCCTCTGACTATTACATTTGGAGTGTTTACACTATTTGGTTTTCTTG GTACTATCATGTGTGGTATTAACACGACGACGATGGTGAATAAATACGGAACGAACACAACTATACATTTATGTGAAACAGAAGAAAAATTTGAGGCGTCAGTGTGGAGAAATATTTACAAATGGATATTCATAATATTACTAGGTGGAATCTCTCTGGCATATATAATCATGTATACATTTGTTATGCGAGCTGCAGCAAAACAGATTAAAGCTATTTCGTTGCAGCGCAATAACTCTTCATTTGATTTTGTACAAACTTCCAGTATCTTTGATACTAACATGATAGTACATGAACCAACTAACGACCTTTCTATCAGAAAGGTAAACAAAAACATGCGTGACATCCAAAATGCGGCCAATGGCAAACACTCTGTGACGCGGTGCAGTTGCCAAAGTCATAAACGTCATACGCCAATGCTACAACGACATGGTTTTCCAACAAAGACAATAATTTGGTTCATATTGACTATTGTCTTTATAGTGACGTACTTCACGCATATTATTTTGTCTTTAAGAGTTGGAAAAATAGTGACAATGGAACCCGGACAATTCGCTTCATTCTCTTTTTTCTTCAGgatttattttgttaatcacatgaTTAATCCGCTTGTGTATGCTATATTTGTGAAGAGGTTTAGAGAATCTTGTAGAAATATTGGTCCACTTGTAATGGAAAAACTATCACAATTTCTTTGCTGA